The Paenibacillus sp. RC334 nucleotide sequence AACTCAATTGATAGAATGGATATCATTTGCATCCATAGCTTTATTACCACTTAGTTTATTATTTCTGCATCGTGAATTATTAGTGCCACTTAAACGTTTGGTTTCAGTCATGAACAAAATTAATAAAGGGCATGTTAATGTTAGAATAGATGACTACAATGCTGCAGATGAGTTTGTCATGGTAAATCAAACCTTTGATAAAATGATATCGCAAATAGAGGAATTGAAAATCAATGTCTATGAAGAACAATTGAGCAAGCAGAAGGCGGAGCTGCAGCACCTTCAACTTCAGGTTAATCCTCATTTTTTTATGAATTCATTAAACATATTGTTTAACCTGGCACAAGTGAGGAATTATGAGCTTATTCAAGAAATGACTTTGTGTTTAGTTAATTATTTCCGTTTCATGTTTCGCAGCAACCTTTCCTTTGTTACTTTGCAGGAAGAATTACAGCATGTGATAAATTACATTCGGATTCAGGAAATGCGATTTCCTGATCAGTTGACATGTAGAATAGATTGTCCAGACTTTTTGAAAAGTTTACAGATCCCTCCGTTGTTGATTCAAACCTTTCTTGAAAATTCGATTAAACATAGTGTTACATTAGAGGAACCTTTGCATTTATCTGTAAGTCTGGACTTAAAGGAAACGGGTTTAAGTCCTTATGTCGAAATCATTATTCGCGATACAGGGAAAGGATTTTCAAATGATGTATTAGCTGAGATTCGCTCGGGAAATCGAGTGATAGACGAGAAAGGAGAACATATCGGGATCTGGAATGTTAAGAAGAGATTGTTACTTTTATACGGTGAGGAAGCTTCAATATCGTGTTATAACGGATACCCGAACGGAGCAGTAGTGGAAATCAAGCTTCCTTATGAGGAGGAAGGTTAGAAAGTGGGTCAAGTGACTTATGTATCAAATATTAATTGTGGATGATGAAATCCATGCAGTAGAAGGAATTCGTTCAGGCATTGATTGGGATAAATTAGGAATTACAGCTGTCTTCACTGCTTATACCGTCAAACAAGCAAAGGAACTGTTTGAGAGAGAGCACATTGATATTATGCTCTGTGATATTGAAATGCCACAGGCATCAGGACTTGAGTTGACAGAGTGGGTAAGAGAACGATATCCGAAAACAGAAACGATTTTCCTGACTTGTCATGCCGATTTTAAATACGCTAAGCAAGCCCTTCAGTTAGGAAGTCTAGATTATATTCTAAAGCCAGTGCCTTTTGAGGAGCTTGAAAAAGTGATAGAAAAAGCGAAAAGTAAGATCAATAAGGAGTCAGAAATTGCTCAATACAGCCAGTTCGGACGAGTTTGGTTTCAGCATCAACCGATGCTAATCGAACGTTTCTGGCAGGATATACTGAATCAAACAGTTCCATCAAATTCGAAATCCGTAAGAAGCGCTGCGACAGATCGAAATATTCCTTATATTGAAGAGAAGCTTCTTATACCGATTCTTATAAGCATTCAAAGATGGCACAAGCCTTTAAGTCAGCGAGAGGAAAAAATACTGGAGTATGGACTCAGAAATTCTGCGGAAGAAATCCTGCTTGGACCTAGCCATGATGGTTTGATCATTGAGTTGAATAACAGAAGGATGCTTGCCATATTATCAGCGGAAGCCAAGCCAAATCATTTATTGGATGTGGAAGAAGCAGGCCAGCATTATATTGAGGAATGCAGGCAATATTTTTATTGTGATATTTCCTGTTATGTTGGAGATAAAGTTTATGGTCATGAGATGTTAGAAATGGTAAATAAACTCAATGAAATGGAAAAAAACAATGTTGCATACAACAATAAAGTTTTCTTGCTCTCAAGCCCTCAAGCCCATCCCTCCATTTATAAGTCTGCCAATATAGATCTGTGGTCGGTTATGTTAATGGAGGGCGCGTTTGATGAAGTGCTGATTGAAGCATTGCAGTATATAAACGGATTCGAGAAGGAAAGTTTAAATGCTGATCTTTTGAATCGATTATATTTGGATTTTCAACAGATGTTGCATTTTGTCCTTCATTCAAAAGGAATCCAAGCGCATCAACTTTTTGTAGATTCCCACTCTCAGGAGTTAGCTACAAATGCATCCCGCTCCGTGACCAATTTGCTTGAATGGTTGAAACATATAGTAAATATGGCAAAGGAATATGTACGTTCTCTTGAGCAGAGCCAGAGCGTGGTGCAAAAAGTAATTCAATTCATCAAGCTTCATATCTCAGAGGATCTCTCCGTGAAGAGATTGCCAATCATGTTTTTCTAAATCCTGATTATTTGACCCGAGTTTTTAAAAAGGAAACTGGAATGTCCGTATCGGAATATATGTTTCAAGAACGGATGAGTCTTGCTCAAAAGCTTCTCACAAAGACCGATATGCCTATAAGCGTCGTTGCATCCCATATCGGTTACTCTAATTTTTCCCATTTCTCGCGAATGTTCAAAAAACATACGAATTTAAATCCCAATGAATTTCGTCATTTGTATCATCAAACCTCGGAATAAGCCAAGCCATTAAATGAATAGCCAATAATGTGTGAAAATTAAAGAAAGCTTAAAACTTCATCTTTGTGCTGAGCAAAACAACTAGCTGAAATGAGCGAAAAAGTCTATAGCTGATGTATAAAACCGGTCAAGATAATTGGACCGGTTTTATAATTGGCAAAGGAGAAGATGTGGTCGGTAATGTGCAACTCCAAAGTCGGCGAAACAGTAGAGGCAACAACTCCATACTACTAAAATAAGATTATATTATGATTTACATGGCTAGAGGTGGAAGGGGAATATTTATAATTCTCTGGCAAACCTGAATTGTGTTTTAGTGAGATGTGGCGAGATGTTCCGTTTAATTTATGTATATTTTGATAACGCTTACACAAAGCTGTGTATTTCGTTAAGGTACAACACTCGGCTTGATTAAAAGCTAATTCGTAAAAAAAGGATGATTGACATGATTGGTACTTGGCATTTTTTACTCAAAACACCAGAAGCAAAATTGAAAATGCAGTTTATTATTGAGAAGCAGCCGACCTATAAATTATCTGTAGTAGTGGAGCCTGTTCCACTGCCGATTGAAATTAATACAATTACAGTCAAAGAAAACGTTCTAACAGCTAATGGTACTTCCCCTCTTGTACCTGATGAACCCATTGAATTTGAACTTACCTTCGAAGATCAGGAGTTCTACGGCAAAATCAAACTTCCCTATCAGGAGGCATTCTCCATAAAAGGAGCTAAAGGACCGGGTCCCTCCCTTGCGGACGATCTAATTGCCGAGTTGGCTACTTATCGTAAGCAGGGTGTGAAGCAACGGAATGATGCCGAGATACGTCAGGCTGTAGAGGAGCTTCTTGGCAAAATGTCTGTCACTGAAAAAATCGGTCAGATGAGCCAATGTATGGCCTCCAATATTTCCTTGGGGTCTGAGATTGAATCCGATCCACCGGAAAAATTGATTACAGATGGTCGAGTTGGCTCTGTGCTTGGAGCTCTGGGAAGCAGTCGTGCGTTTGATCTGCAAAAAATCGCCGTAGAGCAATCCCCGAATGGGATACCATTGTTTTTTAACTTTGATGTAATACACGGGTTTCAGACTATCTTTCCAGTGCCACTTGCCTGGTCTTGCAGTTGGAATATGGAAGCTATAAGAGGAGCCTGTGCCATCAGTGCCAAAGAAGCTAGTGCCAGTGGTATTAACTACAATCACGGTCCTATGGTGGACGTTACGAGAGACCCACGATGGGGTCGGGTCGTAGAAGGCGCAGGGGAGGACCCTTACCTGGGGAAATTGATTGCACAAGCACAAGTTGAAGGCTATCAAGGGAACGATTTATCTGATCCAGACACAATTATCGCTTGTTTAAAGCATTTCATCGCTTACGGAGCTGCTGAGGCAGGACGGGATTACAATACGGTAGACATTTCGGAAGGAACCTTGCGTAACGTCTATTTACCTCCGTTCCAAGCAGGGATAGAAGCCGGAGCCGGATCAGTGATGAATTCCTTTAATATTTATCAAGGCGTTCCCGTAGCTGGAAACCGCTACCTCCTTA carries:
- a CDS encoding histidine kinase, with protein sequence MGVRFPHISWNSIRLKLVVGLFVVTVPLLALLIYNHHYSINVVHNQVAISNKNLISLYMGEIDTRLEVVEKNILGLATTNYDIQSMGMPNSEDEYQLAKYNVSLYLSNNILFNKSIDAFFVFNHDRQDLLDVFQSSVAYSERMQVEKNLVQHLNQLANSSEQASHDWYVKKIGNTNYILRTIKSGNLYIGTWVNAQTLLGPMNLINLGADGHALLVDSQGNPLVNANFLQNNQVDLSRGFQQYYLTGSKNNWLVVGKPSQVGKFSLVAIIPNEQILQNLPKITQLIEWISFASIALLPLSLLFLHRELLVPLKRLVSVMNKINKGHVNVRIDDYNAADEFVMVNQTFDKMISQIEELKINVYEEQLSKQKAELQHLQLQVNPHFFMNSLNILFNLAQVRNYELIQEMTLCLVNYFRFMFRSNLSFVTLQEELQHVINYIRIQEMRFPDQLTCRIDCPDFLKSLQIPPLLIQTFLENSIKHSVTLEEPLHLSVSLDLKETGLSPYVEIIIRDTGKGFSNDVLAEIRSGNRVIDEKGEHIGIWNVKKRLLLLYGEEASISCYNGYPNGAVVEIKLPYEEEG
- a CDS encoding response regulator, coding for MYQILIVDDEIHAVEGIRSGIDWDKLGITAVFTAYTVKQAKELFEREHIDIMLCDIEMPQASGLELTEWVRERYPKTETIFLTCHADFKYAKQALQLGSLDYILKPVPFEELEKVIEKAKSKINKESEIAQYSQFGRVWFQHQPMLIERFWQDILNQTVPSNSKSVRSAATDRNIPYIEEKLLIPILISIQRWHKPLSQREEKILEYGLRNSAEEILLGPSHDGLIIELNNRRMLAILSAEAKPNHLLDVEEAGQHYIEECRQYFYCDISCYVGDKVYGHEMLEMVNKLNEMEKNNVAYNNKVFLLSSPQAHPSIYKSANIDLWSVMLMEGAFDEVLIEALQYINGFEKESLNADLLNRLYLDFQQMLHFVLHSKGIQAHQLFVDSHSQELATNASRSVTNLLEWLKHIVNMAKEYVRSLEQSQSVVQKVIQFIKLHISEDLSVKRLPIMFF
- a CDS encoding helix-turn-helix transcriptional regulator, with the protein product MTRVFKKETGMSVSEYMFQERMSLAQKLLTKTDMPISVVASHIGYSNFSHFSRMFKKHTNLNPNEFRHLYHQTSE